Genomic DNA from Streptomyces sp. NBC_01571:
GCCTGCTCGACCAGCTTGCGGCCGGTGGCCTGGTCCACGGAGTCGGGGAGCTCGACGCGCAGCGTGACGGCGAGGCCGAAGCCCTCGCCCTGCTTGCCGATGCCGACCTCGCCGGTCACCGCGGCCTCACTGACGTCGACCTTCGCCGCGCGGCCGACGAGGCCGAGGGCGCTGGCGAAACAGGCGGCGTAACCGGCGGCGAACAACTGCTCGGGGTTGGTGCCCTGCCCGTTGCCGCCCATCTCCACCGGCACGGCCAGCTGGAGGTCGAGCTTGCCGTCGGAGCTGACGGCACGACCGTCACGGCCGTGGGTGGCGGTGGCGAC
This window encodes:
- a CDS encoding organic hydroperoxide resistance protein, whose product is MDALYTAVATATHGRDGRAVSSDGKLDLQLAVPVEMGGNGQGTNPEQLFAAGYAACFASALGLVGRAAKVDVSEAAVTGEVGIGKQGEGFGLAVTLRVELPDSVDQATGRKLVEQAHQVCPYSNATRGNIPVELVVE